From Pelotomaculum schinkii, one genomic window encodes:
- a CDS encoding accessory gene regulator ArgB-like protein yields MMKAFARRIAVTMGTQLQVERAKIDIFAYGLEIILGTLVQLTLLILLSFIIGAFKTTMVCLVAFASLRYFGGGTHLSTYSGCLIVGTALLLGLGKLAMTIDVSLAALTGISALTILTGIYIILRWAPAGTEKKQIKDESMRLRQRNKALFVLTVCSAVTMVLIQHELTVYAFAAVLGTLGSLFLITPWGYRAVKALDNIPNIFLRG; encoded by the coding sequence ATGATGAAGGCGTTTGCCCGGAGAATTGCCGTGACCATGGGAACGCAGTTGCAGGTTGAGCGGGCTAAAATAGATATTTTTGCTTACGGATTGGAAATCATACTTGGAACACTTGTGCAGCTAACGCTTTTAATATTGTTATCATTCATTATCGGTGCCTTTAAAACAACCATGGTATGCCTGGTAGCCTTTGCATCGCTGCGCTATTTCGGAGGAGGCACTCATTTAAGTACGTATTCAGGATGCCTGATTGTTGGTACCGCTTTGCTTTTGGGCCTTGGTAAACTGGCGATGACTATAGATGTAAGCCTTGCAGCGTTAACAGGTATTTCGGCATTAACCATATTGACAGGCATTTACATCATCTTGCGGTGGGCTCCCGCAGGTACGGAAAAGAAACAGATTAAAGACGAGTCAATGAGACTGCGGCAAAGAAATAAAGCTCTCTTTGTTTTAACAGTATGCTCTGCTGTTACAATGGTACTGATACAACATGAATTGACCGTTTACGCTTTTGCAGCAGTCCTGGGAACCCTCGGCAGCTTATTTCTCATAACACCCTGGGGATACAGGGCGGTTAAAGCCCTTGATAATATCCCGAATATATTCTTGAGGGGGTGA
- a CDS encoding cyclic lactone autoinducer peptide: MLNRLAVIMVNTLAAVLVFVAQTGVSPNCWWITYEPDIPEGLKHGD; the protein is encoded by the coding sequence ATGTTGAACAGATTGGCAGTGATCATGGTCAACACCCTGGCCGCAGTGCTGGTTTTTGTCGCCCAGACCGGGGTAAGCCCGAATTGCTGGTGGATCACTTATGAACCCGACATTCCTGAGGGCTTAAAACACGGGGACTGA
- a CDS encoding TraB/GumN family protein → MSEENENITRLYLDGKEFILIGTVHVSKHSAEQVKEVIESERPDSVCIELDEQRYQTVTEGNKWKDTDIFKILKEKKATLLLINLVISSFQKRIARQFGINAGQEMIQGIESAKEIGANLVLADRNIQITFSRIWHSVGLWGKVRLITEIILSIFSNESITEEELKKLKSQDMLNSILNDFTRSFPKLKLPLIDERDQYLAQKIKEAPGNKVVAVLGAAHVPGIKEEIYKEHDLAALSQLPAKSKVPMIIGWTIPILILALIVYTFILNPSVGAQQSMSWVLWTGTFAALGTAIAFGHPLSVLTAFVVAPITTLHPLIAAGWFAGLTQAYIRRPSVRDFENLSEDVFSIKGFWNNKVTRILLIVTSANLGGSIGTLIGGADVVRLFIKNL, encoded by the coding sequence ATGTCTGAAGAAAATGAAAACATTACGAGACTATACTTAGATGGTAAAGAATTCATACTTATTGGAACTGTTCACGTATCAAAACACAGCGCAGAACAGGTAAAGGAAGTTATTGAGTCCGAAAGGCCGGACTCTGTATGTATCGAATTGGATGAGCAAAGGTATCAAACAGTAACAGAAGGGAACAAATGGAAAGATACCGATATTTTTAAAATTCTTAAAGAAAAAAAAGCCACTTTGCTTTTAATAAATCTTGTGATTTCATCCTTTCAAAAGCGCATAGCCAGACAATTTGGTATTAATGCCGGACAAGAAATGATTCAGGGAATTGAATCAGCAAAAGAAATAGGCGCCAACTTGGTATTAGCCGATCGAAACATTCAAATAACCTTTTCCCGTATTTGGCATAGTGTTGGGCTCTGGGGAAAAGTCAGGCTTATTACCGAGATCATCCTTAGTATTTTCAGTAATGAAAGTATAACGGAAGAGGAACTGAAAAAATTGAAATCTCAGGATATGCTTAACTCCATACTCAATGATTTTACAAGATCCTTTCCCAAGTTAAAGCTCCCCTTAATTGATGAGCGCGATCAATATTTGGCCCAGAAAATCAAAGAAGCTCCGGGAAACAAGGTCGTTGCTGTTCTGGGAGCTGCACATGTTCCCGGTATTAAAGAAGAGATATACAAAGAACATGATTTAGCGGCATTATCTCAGCTTCCTGCTAAATCCAAAGTACCTATGATTATTGGGTGGACAATTCCCATCCTGATTCTTGCACTTATTGTCTATACCTTTATTCTCAACCCTTCTGTTGGAGCCCAGCAATCAATGAGTTGGGTGTTATGGACAGGAACTTTTGCAGCACTTGGAACTGCGATTGCTTTTGGACATCCGCTTTCCGTTCTCACCGCCTTTGTTGTAGCACCCATAACTACCTTGCATCCTTTGATTGCAGCGGGGTGGTTTGCCGGACTTACGCAAGCCTATATACGTCGACCGAGTGTAAGAGACTTTGAGAATCTCAGTGAAGATGTTTTTAGTATTAAAGGATTCTGGAATAATAAGGTAACCAGGATTCTACTAATAGTTACTTCAGCAAACTTAGGAGGCTCAATAGGAACATTGATAGGTGGGGCCGATGTGGTACGGTTATTTATTAAAAATTTGTAA
- a CDS encoding B12-binding domain-containing radical SAM protein, which yields MADVVLVNPIIPSWYTEVLEVHPEKDWLKPPVGSPPLGLLYIAAYLVSRGYKVKVLDIMRKKIKKSEFIGFLEQEQPKIVGLVVFSEATVSVFEFCSSAKEWNPNVITVLGGPHVTFMDEETLQHEAVDIIVRGEGELSMAELADYFLQQRGSLNEIKGITYKMNTGKDVEIVRNPGRPYIKELDQLPFPLRTAIDMEEYPMPGTIITSRGCPGSCIFCAAGAISGGRYRTRGIDNVILEIEEMRRIFKIDYITVVDDTFTAFPERTRAFCHYYNKSNSGFAWGCESRVDDVSRELLTLMVESGCDAIQFGVESGVQSVLYSIRKNITVEQIEVAVRWAREAGIRFIACSFIIGHHSDTHDTVRQTLEFAKHLRDSYGVTPFFGMCTPYPGTYLYRNREKLGVTIYSKGWDTHQLIYSNISTKYLTRQDIQRWYYKASELFRDDIKKIENIRLRRSKHKSQSPNIIV from the coding sequence GTGGCTGATGTTGTTTTAGTAAACCCTATAATACCATCATGGTATACGGAAGTATTGGAAGTTCACCCAGAGAAGGATTGGTTAAAACCTCCAGTGGGTAGCCCTCCATTGGGTTTACTTTATATCGCCGCTTATCTTGTTTCCCGGGGGTATAAAGTAAAAGTATTAGATATAATGCGAAAAAAGATAAAGAAGAGTGAGTTTATTGGTTTTTTGGAACAAGAACAGCCTAAAATTGTTGGGTTAGTTGTCTTCTCTGAAGCAACGGTATCCGTATTTGAATTCTGTTCTTCTGCTAAAGAGTGGAACCCGAATGTGATTACTGTCCTAGGTGGCCCACACGTAACTTTCATGGATGAAGAGACATTGCAACACGAAGCAGTTGACATTATCGTCAGGGGCGAAGGTGAACTGTCCATGGCAGAATTGGCTGATTATTTTCTTCAGCAGCGAGGTTCGCTGAATGAGATTAAAGGAATAACATACAAAATGAACACTGGAAAAGATGTAGAAATAGTTAGAAATCCAGGCCGACCCTATATTAAAGAATTAGACCAGTTACCCTTTCCACTCCGCACTGCAATAGATATGGAAGAATACCCGATGCCAGGGACTATTATTACGAGCAGGGGATGCCCCGGAAGCTGTATCTTCTGTGCTGCTGGAGCAATATCAGGTGGAAGATACCGAACAAGAGGGATAGATAATGTGATATTAGAAATAGAAGAAATGAGGCGTATTTTTAAAATCGACTATATAACAGTAGTCGATGATACATTTACGGCTTTTCCCGAACGAACAAGGGCTTTCTGCCACTACTACAACAAAAGTAACAGCGGTTTTGCTTGGGGCTGCGAATCAAGGGTTGACGACGTATCGAGGGAACTACTTACATTAATGGTTGAAAGTGGTTGCGATGCAATACAATTTGGCGTTGAGTCGGGAGTCCAAAGCGTTTTGTATTCTATAAGGAAGAATATTACAGTAGAACAGATAGAAGTTGCCGTTAGGTGGGCTAGAGAGGCAGGAATCAGGTTTATTGCTTGCTCATTTATAATAGGACATCACTCAGATACTCATGACACAGTACGGCAGACGCTAGAATTTGCGAAGCATCTACGTGACAGTTACGGAGTTACCCCATTTTTTGGCATGTGTACACCTTATCCCGGAACATATCTTTACAGAAATCGAGAAAAGCTAGGTGTTACGATTTATTCTAAAGGTTGGGATACTCACCAGCTCATTTATTCCAACATAAGCACTAAGTACTTAACTAGACAGGATATTCAGAGATGGTATTATAAGGCCTCCGAGTTGTTTCGTGACGACATAAAGAAAATAGAAAATATTCGATTAAGGCGTTCGAAACACAAATCACAATCCCCAAACATAATAGTATGA
- a CDS encoding PqqD family peptide modification chaperone, with the protein MKSQDNKLIANILNSRPVSPKNIIFRNKGDEYLAVDPETIAWIRTNDIGHLILSCCDSNYTLDGIVNRVADEYAVPVELIREDIIQFVLDAKKAGLILGEQTTIESQSGLESVTINVTNQCNLKCAYCYYQAGNKLEDEMNTTTLRNLICDLLEMEVRQINISGGEPLLRKDLFEILPKGIEADTVLVTNGTQIDEMNAKTIAEKFSNVHISLDGPDQQTHESIRPGTFNLIISAIQSLKASKVRKITLSMVVNKNNVNKTAEMVKFAHDLECNLSLIRLIPVGKDTEGLEVSNAEYVHASNRAYRAYVSTIREAGEQFRSIREIIEQHKPIFSLTVADLPYDFIYHRIPKKNCGLGINQLSISPDGFVFPCHALQQKQYVLGTLKQESIRNIYERAADKYSKFSVDTSIKGCQACWLRHFCGGGCRVRALWHTGNIDGHDPRCSVLKSSIETAMWHKGHKMERLLEDMNQQIVKLHDLSI; encoded by the coding sequence ATGAAAAGTCAAGATAATAAGTTAATAGCTAATATTTTAAATTCACGCCCGGTTTCCCCTAAAAATATAATATTTAGAAATAAAGGCGATGAATACTTAGCGGTAGATCCTGAGACTATAGCATGGATCAGAACAAATGACATTGGTCATTTAATACTATCATGTTGTGACTCGAATTATACGCTTGATGGGATAGTTAATAGAGTCGCTGATGAATATGCAGTTCCAGTTGAACTAATAAGAGAAGATATAATCCAATTTGTTCTTGATGCCAAAAAAGCGGGATTAATTTTGGGAGAACAAACTACAATAGAATCGCAATCAGGCCTAGAAAGCGTCACCATCAATGTAACTAATCAATGTAATTTGAAGTGTGCTTATTGCTATTATCAAGCAGGTAACAAGCTAGAAGACGAGATGAACACTACGACTTTACGCAATCTAATATGTGATTTGCTTGAGATGGAGGTAAGGCAAATTAATATCTCTGGGGGAGAACCTTTGCTTAGGAAAGATCTTTTTGAAATTTTGCCAAAAGGAATCGAAGCTGATACTGTTTTGGTTACAAATGGGACTCAGATAGACGAAATGAACGCGAAAACTATTGCCGAGAAATTTAGTAATGTACATATCTCATTAGATGGTCCTGATCAACAGACGCATGAATCAATCCGCCCTGGAACCTTCAATTTAATTATATCAGCCATACAGTCGTTAAAGGCTAGCAAAGTAAGAAAGATCACTTTATCGATGGTTGTAAACAAAAATAATGTCAATAAGACAGCAGAGATGGTAAAATTTGCCCATGATTTAGAATGTAACTTGTCGCTTATTCGGCTCATACCTGTTGGAAAAGATACAGAAGGTCTGGAAGTGTCAAATGCGGAATACGTACATGCTTCAAATCGTGCTTACCGAGCCTATGTGTCTACTATACGGGAAGCCGGTGAACAATTTAGATCCATAAGAGAAATTATTGAACAGCATAAGCCTATTTTTTCATTGACGGTGGCAGATCTCCCCTATGATTTCATCTATCATAGGATTCCTAAGAAGAATTGTGGTCTAGGAATTAATCAACTTAGCATTTCACCCGATGGGTTTGTATTTCCCTGCCATGCATTACAACAGAAACAGTATGTACTTGGCACTTTAAAGCAGGAATCAATAAGAAATATTTATGAAAGAGCTGCTGACAAATACAGCAAGTTTAGCGTAGATACTTCTATAAAGGGATGCCAAGCTTGCTGGCTCCGGCATTTCTGTGGTGGTGGTTGTCGAGTACGGGCATTATGGCATACTGGTAACATTGATGGACATGATCCAAGATGTTCTGTTCTTAAAAGTAGCATTGAAACTGCTATGTGGCATAAAGGGCACAAAATGGAGAGACTATTAGAAGATATGAATCAACAAATAGTAAAATTGCATGACTTATCAATTTAA
- a CDS encoding helix-turn-helix domain-containing protein: protein MTNYREILRLGDLGINKQDIATACECSRNTVANVLKRAVDCGLDWKHVQDLSNKELSEKLFPPNALKANYKMPNYEYIHREMAKSSVTLTLLWVEYCDQCREAGEIPYKSTQFNKYYNDYVRKTKATLHLNHKPGEVMEVDWMKCKALHLAQSTSTSSPVLCSLCMVISLAFLKFR, encoded by the coding sequence ATGACCAATTACAGAGAGATCCTGAGACTTGGAGACCTTGGGATCAACAAGCAGGACATAGCAACCGCCTGCGAGTGTTCAAGAAATACTGTGGCAAATGTTCTGAAACGTGCAGTTGACTGTGGTCTTGACTGGAAGCATGTGCAGGATTTGAGCAACAAGGAGCTTTCAGAAAAGCTGTTCCCACCCAACGCACTAAAGGCAAACTACAAGATGCCAAATTATGAGTATATCCATCGTGAGATGGCCAAAAGCAGCGTCACACTTACTCTTCTTTGGGTGGAGTACTGCGATCAATGTCGTGAGGCTGGGGAGATTCCGTACAAATCCACCCAGTTCAATAAATACTACAACGACTATGTCCGCAAAACCAAAGCGACCTTGCACCTAAACCACAAGCCCGGCGAAGTTATGGAAGTGGACTGGATGAAATGTAAAGCTTTACATTTGGCCCAATCGACCTCGACCTCTTCACCGGTTTTATGTTCCTTGTGCATGGTAATATCGTTAGCCTTCTTGAAGTTCCGGTAA
- a CDS encoding sensor histidine kinase, giving the protein MFKNGRLLIISTILLEAWFIVMINQQIYLANGIDDLKGFLPFVNLVVLALSVLAVFSIKRLEEGTRKLIELNLLKTHLLHVEDILSASQAQKHEHSRHIQTIQAMLYLEETDQAQEYIEGIAESYRHTEGLIHVGHPALTALFNSKQKVAEAKKIGFAFAVKCDVANINISPWDLCSILGNLLDNALEAALQDPFNRRVAVEIKYENANYVIYVYNTGSKISEEARRRLFKEGYTTKGSKARGYGLYLVKKLVDKYGGKIDVISGERTTFIVHLPDRGRE; this is encoded by the coding sequence TTGTTTAAAAATGGTAGATTGCTAATCATTTCTACCATACTCCTCGAAGCATGGTTTATTGTTATGATTAATCAGCAAATATACCTTGCCAATGGCATCGACGATTTAAAGGGGTTCCTGCCATTTGTAAACCTGGTGGTTTTAGCTTTGAGTGTTCTTGCCGTTTTTTCAATCAAAAGACTTGAAGAGGGTACCAGGAAATTAATAGAATTGAACCTTTTGAAAACGCACCTCCTGCATGTGGAGGACATTCTGAGCGCTTCGCAGGCCCAAAAACACGAGCACAGCAGGCACATCCAGACCATACAGGCGATGTTGTACCTGGAAGAAACGGATCAAGCACAGGAATATATTGAGGGAATAGCGGAGAGTTACAGACATACGGAAGGATTAATTCACGTAGGACATCCAGCACTTACCGCACTCTTCAACAGTAAACAAAAAGTAGCTGAGGCCAAGAAAATCGGCTTTGCTTTTGCCGTAAAATGTGATGTTGCCAATATTAATATATCCCCCTGGGACCTATGCAGTATACTGGGCAACCTTCTGGATAATGCCTTGGAGGCCGCTCTCCAGGACCCTTTCAACCGTCGGGTGGCCGTAGAAATAAAATACGAAAATGCGAATTATGTCATATATGTGTATAATACCGGGTCTAAAATCTCAGAGGAGGCAAGGCGGCGGCTATTTAAAGAAGGGTACACTACCAAGGGTTCCAAAGCTCGCGGGTATGGCTTGTATTTGGTTAAAAAACTGGTGGACAAGTACGGAGGAAAAATCGATGTCATATCAGGAGAACGGACAACATTTATAGTACATCTTCCAGACAGGGGCAGGGAATAA
- a CDS encoding radical SAM/SPASM domain-containing protein: MESSLLRLSDNFVVIEDSLGERGRLYHVPSLTQVNSVSPLMLKTIKLLMQGQRPKKVPVYAAQKCDIFLETEILDCISDMFRVGILVEGQPKEYCYGMRKSYTKPPLDMISLELTTRCNLKCIHCYVPPIAGAKSKELSNEEIKRLIDDAVELGVWRFSLTGGEIFLRDDILDILHYLRFKGMVIDIFTNATLIDDAMIGELAKLKLRQLATTITGLGPTHDRFQGTKGAYNKVCRTIAKLKEKGIALRINVILHKSNRNEFYELIQIIRRLGFSWRISNIMSLGRGKESNYLNLPEQQFADMLASAYEAKITSNIVIQGRHPVEQIDNDGPIAPSCGVGSFRMFISAVGETGLCEVLSHSTNPKFGSGNIRDRSIKEIWEYGEGFNRYRNFQCNRIDRCQHASLCRGGCRARAYIEGGSVEEPDKIACFVLPRIKHDSVPR; this comes from the coding sequence TTGGAAAGCTCATTATTGAGATTATCTGATAATTTTGTTGTCATAGAAGATAGTTTGGGCGAGCGAGGTAGACTCTATCATGTTCCTTCGTTAACCCAAGTAAACTCTGTAAGTCCACTTATGCTAAAAACCATCAAACTATTGATGCAAGGCCAGAGACCAAAAAAAGTTCCTGTTTATGCTGCTCAAAAATGTGATATATTCCTTGAAACAGAAATCTTGGACTGCATCTCAGATATGTTTAGAGTAGGAATACTAGTTGAAGGACAACCAAAAGAGTATTGCTATGGAATGAGAAAAAGTTATACCAAGCCGCCCCTTGATATGATTTCTCTAGAGCTCACTACGAGATGCAACCTCAAATGTATTCACTGCTATGTACCTCCAATTGCTGGAGCAAAAAGTAAAGAGTTATCTAATGAAGAGATCAAGAGATTAATCGATGATGCGGTAGAGTTGGGTGTGTGGCGTTTTTCTTTGACAGGTGGTGAAATATTTCTGCGTGATGATATCCTTGATATTCTCCATTATTTGCGCTTTAAAGGCATGGTCATTGACATTTTTACCAATGCTACGTTAATTGACGATGCAATGATTGGAGAGCTTGCAAAACTAAAACTCCGCCAATTGGCAACTACTATAACTGGTTTAGGCCCAACACATGATCGCTTCCAAGGGACTAAAGGAGCTTATAATAAGGTTTGTCGAACGATAGCGAAATTGAAAGAAAAAGGAATCGCGTTACGTATTAATGTGATACTACATAAATCCAACAGAAATGAATTTTATGAGTTAATACAGATCATTAGACGCCTAGGTTTTTCGTGGAGAATATCAAATATTATGTCGCTCGGCAGAGGAAAAGAGAGCAACTATCTTAATTTACCTGAACAACAATTTGCCGATATGCTCGCATCAGCATATGAAGCAAAAATTACTAGCAATATTGTAATTCAGGGCAGACACCCTGTAGAGCAAATCGATAATGATGGACCTATCGCCCCTAGTTGTGGTGTAGGCTCTTTTCGTATGTTTATATCTGCAGTTGGGGAGACTGGCTTATGCGAGGTGTTAAGCCATTCTACGAATCCTAAATTTGGGAGCGGAAATATTCGCGACAGAAGTATAAAGGAAATTTGGGAGTATGGTGAAGGATTTAATCGTTACCGTAATTTTCAATGTAATCGTATCGATAGATGCCAACATGCATCCTTATGCAGAGGTGGATGCAGAGCTCGTGCTTATATTGAAGGTGGATCAGTAGAAGAACCCGATAAGATTGCTTGCTTTGTCCTCCCCAGAATTAAACATGATTCGGTTCCTCGCTAA
- a CDS encoding LytR/AlgR family response regulator transcription factor — MVSILLLEDEHYTRRFLKKLVSENPFVDQVIDTSSSQEAISLARQHKPSIVLLDIELAPEEELNGIQVAKNIYDFSSETYFVFITGYAQYAIESFAVHPYDYILKPVKKDRVNEVISSLADKVKRKQDAGSSPEKMMFKAGNEIFMIAPGEILFIEKRDKVSLIHTGGNVYRVQQTLGELEEKLGDNFSRVHRSFIVNLNKVSRIEEVSNRSYEIGFAGYGKTALMSRYKFKEYKHRFTPL, encoded by the coding sequence ATGGTAAGCATTTTACTTCTCGAAGATGAGCATTACACCAGGCGGTTTCTCAAGAAGTTGGTATCTGAAAATCCTTTCGTTGACCAGGTAATCGACACTTCGAGCAGCCAAGAAGCAATCAGTCTCGCCAGGCAACACAAGCCCAGCATTGTCCTATTGGACATAGAGCTGGCGCCTGAAGAAGAGTTGAACGGCATACAGGTCGCAAAGAATATATATGATTTCAGTTCTGAAACATATTTTGTCTTTATAACCGGATATGCCCAATACGCAATTGAATCCTTCGCTGTCCATCCCTACGACTATATTCTCAAGCCGGTGAAAAAGGACAGAGTCAACGAAGTCATAAGCAGCCTTGCGGACAAGGTAAAAAGAAAGCAGGACGCCGGGAGCAGTCCCGAAAAAATGATGTTCAAGGCCGGGAATGAAATATTCATGATAGCTCCGGGCGAGATCCTGTTTATTGAGAAGCGGGATAAAGTCAGTTTAATCCACACTGGAGGCAACGTTTACAGGGTGCAGCAAACCCTGGGCGAGTTGGAGGAAAAGCTGGGAGATAATTTTTCCAGAGTTCACAGATCATTTATTGTGAACCTGAACAAAGTCAGCAGAATAGAAGAGGTAAGCAACAGATCGTATGAGATCGGCTTTGCCGGGTATGGTAAAACGGCCTTGATGAGCCGGTACAAATTTAAAGAATACAAGCATAGATTCACCCCTTTGTAA
- a CDS encoding DUF4070 domain-containing protein has protein sequence MVGLLSAPSGTRLFERLKRENRLLSDFTGNNTDFSSLNFIPKMNPQKLLEGYQSIITAIYDPAAFYDRVYKFFKEFKPIKRKRAERFQLVYIKALLKAMFYLGILEKGRRHYWKLLIKTTFRYPRFLPEAVSFSIKGFHYRKMFRQMVRLEGEV, from the coding sequence ATGGTGGGGTTGCTGAGCGCTCCCAGCGGGACGCGGCTATTTGAGCGCCTGAAGCGGGAGAATCGGTTGCTGTCCGATTTTACAGGTAACAACACTGACTTCTCTTCTTTAAACTTCATCCCCAAAATGAACCCTCAGAAGCTGCTGGAGGGCTATCAGAGCATCATCACCGCCATCTATGACCCGGCTGCCTTCTACGATCGGGTATACAAGTTTTTCAAGGAGTTCAAGCCGATTAAGCGGAAGCGTGCCGAACGCTTCCAACTGGTCTACATCAAGGCACTACTGAAGGCGATGTTCTATCTGGGCATACTGGAGAAAGGCCGGCGCCACTACTGGAAGCTCCTGATCAAAACCACCTTCCGCTACCCGCGCTTCCTACCGGAAGCGGTGAGCTTTTCCATCAAAGGCTTCCACTACCGGAAGATGTTCAGGCAAATGGTGCGTTTGGAGGGAGAGGTCTAA